One window of the Saccopteryx bilineata isolate mSacBil1 chromosome 2, mSacBil1_pri_phased_curated, whole genome shotgun sequence genome contains the following:
- the ZBTB34 gene encoding zinc finger and BTB domain-containing protein 34 isoform X2 produces the protein MSVEMDSSSFIQFDVPEYSSTVLSQLNELRLQGKLCDIIVHIQGQPFRAHKAVLAASSPYFRDHSALSTMSGLSISVIKNPNVFEQLLSFCYTGRMSLQLKDVVSFLTAASFLQMQCVIDKCTQILESIHSKISVGDVDSVTVGAEETPESRNGVKDGSFFANPVEISPPYCSQARQPTTSSDLRMETTPSKALRSRLQEEGHSDRGSSGSVSEYEIQIEGDHEQGDLLVRESQITEVKVKMEKSDRPSCSDSSSLGDDGYHTEMVDGEQVVAVNVGSYGSVLQHAYSYSQAASQPASVSEAFGSLSNSSPSRSMLSCFRGGRARQKRALSVHLHSDLQGLVQGSDSEAVMNNPGYESSPRERSARGHWYPYNERLICIYCGKSFNQKGSLDRHMRLHMGITPFVCKFCGKKYTRKDQLEYHIRGHTDDKPFRCEICGKCFPFQGTLNQHLRKNHPGVAEVRSRMESPERTDVYVEQKLENDASASEMALDSRMEIHTVSDAPD, from the coding sequence ATGTCAGTAGAAATGGACAGCAGCAGTTTTATTCAGTTTGATGTGCCTGAGTACAGCAGCACCGTTCTGAGCCAGCTAAATGAACTCCGCCTCCAAGGGAAACTGTGTGACATCATTGTCCATATTCAGGGTCAGCCATTCCGAGCTCACAAAGCAGTCCTTGCGGCCAGCTCCCCATACTTCCGGGACCATTCAGCATTAAGTACCATGAGTGGCTTGTCAATATCCGTCATTAAAAATCCCAATGTGTTTGAACAGTTGCTTTCATTTTGTTACACTGGAAGAATGTCCTTGCAACTGAAAGATGTTGTCAGTTTTCTGACGGCAGCTAGCTTTCTTCAGATGCAGTGTGTCATCGACAAGTGCACGCAGATTCTAGAGAGCATCCATTCAAAGATCAGTGTTGGAGATGTCGACTCTGTTACCGTCGGTGCTGAAGAGACTCCCGAGAGTCGGAATGGAGTTAAAGACGGCAGCTTCTTCGCCAACCCAGTTGAGATCTCCCCTCCATATTGCTCTCAGGCACGGCAGCCCACCACAAGCAGTGATCTTCGGATGGAGACGACGCCCAGCAAAGCTCTGCGCAGCCGCCTGCAGGAGGAAGGGCACTCGGACCGAGGGAGCAGCGGGAGCGTTTCCGAGTATGAGATTCAGATAGAGGGGGACCATGAGCAAGGGGACCTGCTGGTGAGGGAGAGCCAGATCACTGAGGTGAAGGTGAAGATGGAGAAGTCCGACCGGCCCAGCTGTTCCGACAGCTCCTCCCTGGGAGACGATGGCTACCACACCGAGATGGTTGACGGGGAACAAGTTGTGGCGGTGAATGTGGGTTCCTATGGTTCTGTGCTCCAGCACGCATATTCCTATTCCCAGGCAGCCTCACAGCCAGCCAGCGTTTCAGAAGCTTTTGGAAGTTTGAGTAATTCCAGCCCATCCAGGTCCATGCTGAGCTGTTTCCGAGGAGGGCGTGCCCGCCAGAAGCGggctctgtctgtccatctgcaCAGTGATCTGCAGGGCTTGGTGCAGGGTTCAGACAGCGAAGCTGTGATGAATAACCCCGGGTACGAGAGCAGTCCCCGGGAGAGgagtgcaaggggtcactggtacCCATACAACGAGAGGTTGATCTGTATTTACTGTGGAAAGTCCTTTAACCAGAAAGGAAGCCTTGACAGGCATATGCGACTCCATATGGGAATCACCCCCTTTGTGTGCAAGTTCTGTGGGAAGAAGTACACGCGGAAGGACCAATTGGAGTACCACATCCGGGGCCATACTGATGATAAACCGTTCCGCTGTGAGATTTGCGGGAAGTGCTTTCCATTCCAAGGGACCCTCAACCAGCACCTGCGGAAAAACCACCCCGGTGTAGCTGAAGTCAGGAGTCGCATGGAGTCCCCTGAGAGAACAGATGTGTACGTGGAACAGAAACTAGAAAATGACGCATCGGCCTCTGAGATGGCTCTAGATTCCCGGATGGAAATTCACACAGTGTCCGATGCTCCTGATTAA